The Tenrec ecaudatus isolate mTenEca1 chromosome 4, mTenEca1.hap1, whole genome shotgun sequence region TGGTCTGACCCACCCCCTGGAGTGCTGGCCTACCTGGAAAGCAGCCTGGCCTTGGGGCACCTGGCCGGCCTAATCACAGACAGGTGCAGAGCGCAGAGCAAAGGAGAACCACGTggtagacagagacagagacagagaaagagcctGACCCAGTGCCTGGGCAGGTTGAGGGAGACAGCCACTCCCCAGTCCACtgaggtggggaggagagggcaggGCAGGCGGTGAGGACAGAGGTAAGGGCAGAGTGAGGGCGGGTGGAAgggagggccacaggcctggattCCATACAGGTCCCTCTGTGGATCCGGCCCTACCTGTTTCAGGTCAGGTAGGGGCCTGGCCCAGACAAGCGCCCACCCAGGGGCGAGAAGGCCAGGGCTCTTAGATGGCTGTGGAAAACTCACACTGAGGGGAATTGGACAAGGACTCGATTCCCTAACTCATAACAGAGGGAAAGCTCGTATTCCACTTCGGTAAGTTAGAGGGCAAGTCCAAGCACATGATTCTGCTTTAATAtcgttcccacagattctcccctcacAGCTGTGCTGCctcaaagtgagcacatggtcgaTTTCTGTTTCCCTGTAGGAGCAGACATGATCCTTTTGACGTGACCCCCTGCCCCCTCCATACCTTCCCCCAATGAAGGTATtccgtttcctcacctgtgagctcagggaccttaatgtaAGTACCACCCACCTCATGATGcaggtaactactgaatatgcatgtcctatgactacctataaatgtcccagGATAGTAAAGACAACGCTCGCTCTTCTCCCAGTTCtgcgtggtccatcaagaggagtggCGGAGTTGAGCATGTTACCACAAAAGGTGTCTGACCCCTTTATTTTACACTCTCTCCTGTCTTCCTTGCCCTCTAAGACTTTACTATAATCGCACCTGCTGGCCCTTCCGTGGTTGGAGACCGGCTTCCTCTGACAGGTGGCCCTGAGACTTCATCCCAAAGGAGTCTGCTCAGGACTCAGGGCCACCACCGGATGAGGGGACAAGTTTGGACAATCAGGCTGCCAGGCAGGCTGGGACTGCCTGGCTGGTaatgaaccccccacccccacccagtcacTCCCCGGGCCTCAAAGTAGGGTCCCACTCACCTGGCTGAGGGGCCCGGGCTCGGGCCTCAGGGGCCCCCGGGCCATTGCCCTCCTCCTCGTCACTCTCCGCAAAGTCCTCCAAGTTGCCCACGTCAGCAGGCTTCACGCTCATGAGGCTCGCCAGACTCTGCATGTCATCGTCCCTGAGGTTAGAGGTCAGAGGTGAGGACTGGGCTAGGGTTGGCGGGAGTGGACTGGGGCCAGGGTGGACTGGGGCACTCACGTGGCTCGGCCTTCCCGCACTAGCACCCCTGAGAGGGTCAGACTCAGCTCGGCTTGCACCACTTTCACCGACTTGGGTTTCAACCGCAGCCGCAGCGGGACCTGGGTGGGCACAGGCCCCCCGTGGTGGGCCAGGTCCACTTCGGCCGTGGCCAGCACCTTCCGCTGTCCTTTGGACTCCTGGAAACCAAGGGGAAGGATTGGGAGGGAGAGTCGGAGTTGCTGCAGGAAGCCTATGACCTGCCTGAGCGCCGCCCCCTACCCTGGCCACTCACATTCTCAATGACAAAGGTCCACTCTTTGGCCTCGTACTGCTCCACGTGAGGGTCCTGGGTGAGGGGACACCGATGAGCGGGGATCTGTCCCGATTTGATTCTTGGGGTGctgcagccccctccccctgcacCCCAGCCCTCCAACCTGCTGCTATGGGAAAGCCTCCGGGCCATTCACAAGGAAGGCCGCCCTTCCCCATCATGCTTGGTGTCTCTTGGTGTTTACTTGTAGCCCCCAGGGAGAGTTTGCCCGCCTGCTCACCCTGTAGAGGGTCACCGAGATGTCCACGTTCTCAGGCACCAGCCACACCACGGTGCCCCGGTATGGGTTCTGGATGCCCGGCTGCCAGCTGTGGGCCTACAATGGGCAGACTGAGCCGCCGCACATGATGCCCTTCCCATGTTCTgtgttctgccccaccttcctcccgACCGCCCTCCaagaccctgctcccccttcccccttgacAAACCCGTTACCATCCCGCACCTTGGAGCAGATGCGCCGGTTCCGCCGagtccacaccaccaccagcttATCTGGctgcctggggggagggggagcacagaTGGAGGGAGTACTCAGTCAGGCCCCCTAGCCTCCctactcctcctctccctcccctagtgctcttgggggggggggtcttccttctgcccaggcctcccctcccccagaggaCTACGGAGGGACTTTATCTCAGGCCACAGGGTACAGGGTGGAGCTGCTGAGTTGGGTGGGGCCCGCAGAAGGGCAAAGGCCCCAGCAGCTAGGGCTGGTGGCAGGCATGAGGGACAGagaccctgagagacagacacagaccCAGGGAGAGACTCAGAGAAAGTCTCTCTGCTCCTCGTGTTGGTGGAGTGGCGCACCCCCAGCCCGATCCAGGTCCTGGGATGCAGCAGGCAGGAGACTGGAGGGGCTGCAGGGTAGCACGCCTatcgggggcttcaaaaaggacCCGCAATTAGAAAGTTAGCCAAAAGCACATGGAGCTCACACCTGACTCATGCTGGGGTCTCCTGGAGCTGGGGGCGGCTGCCAGTAGGGAGCAAGGGTGTACCGGtgaaggtgggggcagggggtacaTTGCCGTAAGAAGAGGAAATAAAGTAGAAGGGATGAAGCCAGGatcagggtgggggtggcaggtggGCTTATCATTCAacaactcccccctccccagcctcagaacccagagtCCATGCTGCTGCTTAGCTGGGAGGTGATGACAGACAGCCTGGGGCTCAGGGACACCCATGGAGATCACAGAAGTCTTCCAGGAAGAGACATCTAAGCAGAACAGGAACCGGGCACCAAGCAAGAGCAACAGCAAGTCCCAGAACAGGGACCAGCCCAGATCCTGAGCTTGGGTGCCTGGCCAGGACTGAGGGCCCCACTGGTGCCCATGAGAGACGGGCAGCCCCTCACCAGGATGCTCAGGTGGCCCACCTTCTGCCCCCCAGAGACTGAAGCCCCTGAAGAGGCTAAAGCCGAGTGAGGCTGGGGGTCAGGTACAATCACACAGCCCAGCCAGGCACCAGGCCCCCCTCTGCAACCCTGAACTGGGGCCCACGGGCTAGCAAGGGTAGCCATGGGGCCTTCCCCAGAAAGGGGAAGTGTCCAAGGGTTACCAGGGAGGGTGGGGCCTGGCCTGCAGCCTGACTCAGGGAGCTGAGACCTGGGCAGGGGCAGCTTGGAAACCCTGCCTGGCATCGGTGACTCAGCCCCGTTGACCCTGCCCTGTTCTCCCGGACCTGAGTGCCCCAAACCGTACCCCACCCCGCCTCACCCAGGATGCTGAGGCAGAAGCCAGGGTCCAGGTCTCAGGGGACCCTGCACTGTGGGACCCCAGCCAGGCTCTGACCTCGTTGAGTCCTTTCCAAATAGTGACCAATCCCTGGCAGGCCCTGCTTGGGCAAAGGTAGGGATGTAGCAGATGCCAGAGGGACCCCTGGCCTCGAGGTCACTCCCCTCccctgggcccctctgggctcttgCTGGCCAGGCTCTTCCCCTTGGGAGCCTAAATTTAGCCCCGCCAGGCAGGCGGATGAGGCCCCCACAGCTGGGCCCTAATCCTGCTAAGGGAAGCTGACACCAGCAAGCACATATATTTAGGGTGTGACGCAGGGGTGGATGGCAGCCGGCAGGGGCATGTCAGTGGGTCCTATGCAATCTGGGCCAGGCttgcaccccaccccaacccccacacatCTGGCCACCTGCCCTCCCTAGGCCCCTTCCGAAAAGACCCACAATGTTCTTGGGCCTCTCGGCCCCTTTAAGCGGCTCCCGCCTCCCTCCTCAACCCTCTGGCACTCAGTTTCCCCTTTTAAGGGCATTTCCAGAGGTTTCCAACCTCAGAGGGCCCTCTCTGGTGGAGAGGGGGGTGTCCTCTGGCTCAACAAGTAAGCCAGGACGGAGGGGGAAGTGAGGCACGCTTGACCTAAGGTGGACAAAAAGTTCGGGAAGCGGCCTGTCCTATCCGATTACCTGCAGATGCCACCCTGAGCTGCTCTGCTGGCTGGGGCCAGCTGCTTCCCTGCAAGGTCTAGGGAAACTAGGGACTGAAGGGGATTCTCAAGACTAGAGGGCCTGCTGGGCCTCAGCCCCCAATCCTGTCAGAGTGCCCCCCACACATACTACGGGCCCCATGAGTTGCAAAAGCATTTTAAATCTTGGCACCTAGGATGCAAGTTGGGGTGAGGATACCCCCTGACCAAAGGCTGGGGCATCGTCCTCTAGCCCCGGCCCACGAAGGTCCcccatgcttctccccccaccaccaccacacacacctaCTCACCATTTCTTGGTGCACTCCACCACGAGCTCGTGGTAACAGGCCACAAAGTGGAACTTGGCGGCCCGCTTGCCCACCCGCTGCAGACGCTTCCACACTGAGGTCATGGTCCCCCACTACCCGCTCCTCAATCCCAAGGCTCTTGCTGGCCCGCGCTCGCTGGCCCGGCCAGGGTCCCCATTGCCCCCGGGTCTGCTCTCCGAGCTGCCGGCCCGTTCGTGTGGAAGTGTCGAGGCTGGAGCCGCCGGGGGGTCTGCGGAGCCGCGGGGGTCCGGTAGGGCGCGCGTCGGACCGCGAGAGCGCAGAGCGGGCGAGCGCGCCGTTTCCTGGAGCCGCACCCCCGACGGAAGGCGGGCGGGGCGCCGGCGGGGCGGGGGCCGgccgcgggcgggggcggggcgccaCGGCTTCCGGGGCCTCTGGCTCCGACCGGGAGTTGGGGGTGAGGTTGAGGGCGCTGGGGCGCTTTGGGGGCACCGCACGGAGAGAGGCTGCCAGCACCTGGTGCCgcccttctcgagctgccctgggAGGTCCCAACTACGGGAGGGCCCTCTTTCAAGGCTGGCGGAACAGACCCAGAAAGGGGAAGGGACTTGCCCAGGGCCACAAAGCGAATCTGCGCCGGAGCTGGAGCTCACTTTCCTGAACTCTGAGGTCACATCCCTACTGCCATCACGCATCTTAGCCAGAGCAGGAAGGAGCAGAGATTGGGACCTGGGTAGCTTTCCCCATCTGTCAGATTCTGTCCACCACAGCAGGGCCAGCTGTGTCCGTTCAAAAGGCATGCGCCCTGCCATCGAGCAGATGCTGCACTTAGCGACCCTCTAGGTCAAGGAGTCCGGGGCAAGATTTTCTGAGACTTAGtaactttttttcttattattaacTCTTTAGAGTGCAAAGCCCTTTCTCTCCCAGAGAgagggctagtggttttgaactgttaaccttgaggATCGCAGCGCAACGTGCAACCAGGACGCCACCCGGGGAGGCCTGTGTTGTTTGCAGAGTCCTTGAGATGATGAAGGCAAAACCTCGGGAAGAATTTTGTGTTGGGCCTGACAGATTTTGTGAAGGGCAATAAACGGAATCCGTTATCAAGGGCAGGAAAGCGTGTGTGAGCCTGCTTGTTTACATTTCCTCCCCTGGGAAGCCAGCCCGGAGCTGTGAGCCACCAGCAGTCATCAGCCAGCCGTTTCACACCTGGATCACAGTCCTTATCTCCCGGAAGGTAATGAGTGCTCAGGCCTCAGGCCGAGTTAGGGAACTCCCGGCCACCGCGTCATTGGGTCCCCTCCCCTGGCTAGCTGCCGCCGGATTGCCAGTGGACCGGCCTGAGTGAATGCTCCCAGCCTGACAGACAATACCGGGTCTGTCTGAGCTGGGCGCCCGCCGGTGTCTccaggagcaaggggcagcagctGGGTTGTGGGGATGAGCTGCTGGGAGGCCCGAGTGCACTCCTCTCCATCTCAGGACCTTgcgggcggtggggtgggggtgtgtgtgtgtgtgtgtgtgtgtacacgcgcTGTGCAGAGAGGGATCTGAgtatgtgtgcacgcgtgtgcgcTGTGCAGAGGGATCTGAGTCGCCCCAAATCTGCAGGCGTCTTCCGGTTGGGCCTGACCCAAGTCTGGATCCATCTCAGTGATGCAGCCCTCGGTTTCCTCTGAGTTCTAAACCTAACAAGCGACCTAacgggccctggtggcatgggaTGGGAGGGGCGGGACGCAGAGTTCCCGtggagtgggtggggggtgtctctAGGATCCCCCTTGCCGCCCCACCGCCGGGGTGAAGCCCTGAAGCCTGGTGAGGACTCGGGTGCGGCGCCTTTCCTCCTACCCAGGGGCTCAGCTTCCAGGCCCTGCCAGGTGGCGCCTTTCCCTCTCCGCGGAGGAGGCCCCTTGGCCGCCCCGCTGTGGCCCACCCATTTCCTGTGCTGCCTCCACCCGGCCTCACTCGAGTGGAAAGTTTCACTCCTCAAGATGGGCGgctccttccccttccttcccagccagcgggaagggggcgggggtgggtgggggcaaggggcagTTTGGGCTTCGAGGCTGCCGACCTGTGAGGGGTAATGGCTTGTCCGCAGTGACCCGGCGGTGGATGGCACAGCCAAGTTCTGCCAGCTCAGAGCCTATCGGTGCCCGCccggggaggaggagggattCGCATCGCAGCAGCACCAAGTCTTTGGTCCACTTGAGGTCCCGGGCGCACCCTGCCGGCTGAACGTGGGCCCGCACCTGCCAACTTGGCCGTATTCTCGCTCCAGTGCGGTGTCATGTGTTGGGCAGCTCAGTATCACCAAGGGCTTTGCAGAAGGATGCAGTTTTCTACCAGCACAGtttgtctcaaaaacccacaggggcacttcaaccctatcctatagggtgactatgaatgGGAATAGACACGGGCAGTGAGGTGGTTTTTGTGGAGAACCAGGCGGTCAGAACAAAATAAGCCGAGAGCATTTATTTTATCTATGCACCAGGAGGCTAGCCCCTAAACTTAAATATCCAGCATGGAGCTTTGACCCTTCGGgccatgggagggtggagggatgggtcCTGGAGCCCTTACTCAGGGCACGGGAACCCAGTGAGCTGACAGGGTGCCCCTGAGCCAGCAGCTGCCAATAGCAGCAAAGGGTGAAATGGAGGCGGGCATTCTCACACCCAATGGCAGAGTTTCCAGGGGAGGACTGGATGCTTCGGGTCCTGCCACCAGGCTTTGGCAAACTGGGTGtacatgggagaggtggagggcCCCCTGGGACTATAGGCAGAGGTTGCAGTCTGGTGCCAGCTAACCGAAGACATAAGGGCATTGATCATTTTGGCTGAGgggcacagtccttgcccttcagTGAGATCGGGTGGCACAGGGGACAGGCAGACAGTGCAGTCTGCTGGCCAAAGGTGTGTTTCAAAGCCATTGGAACGGTCCTATCCACCACCTGTCCCCCAGCTCTTCAGAGACTGATGTGGAAGGCATCCTGCAGCCACTGGTCACGGGCGTTGTGTGTCTGGGGGACAGTGAGGGGTGGTGGGTCAGGGGGCAGGCTGGCGTCGGGCTCCTCATCGTCCGAGAGGCTCCCATCGGGTGGGTAGGAGCTGTCTGAGTGCAGGGAGGAGGACAGGTCTTGGCACAGGTGCTTGTAGTCCTGGATTGACTCGTATAGGCCCCAGAGCTGGCACAGCAGGGACATGTCCAGTTGTCGCAGCCCCACCTGCAGACAACTGAGGGTGGGCTGGCGTTGGGGTCCAGGCCTCCCCCAGCCCTTCCCCATGCTCACGGGACGCCAGCccagggggtgccctggccaatcTTCCCGTACGTGCCTAAGCCCAAGTTCTTGTGACCAGGAAACTTTTAGGTCTAACGGGACCACCGTCTAGCGGGACGAAATGGGGGTCGTCAACGTAGGGAGCTGCTAACTGTAGGCGAACTACTGCCGTACATATAcggcaactgtgagaatggtggtGACCGTGTCCACGAGTCCTCTGGGACCCTGAGCCCGTGGCAtgctccaccctccacccactcACCATCTCCTTGCGCAGCGCCGCTAACGCGGAGTCAAGGTTGACCGGGCGGCGGGGGCCGGGGGCGCCGGCGGCGGGGCCCGCGTTGGCAGCGCCAGCGGCGTGACGGGGCCCGTCGGGAGCACGGGCGGCGCGACTCAGCTCGTCGTGGATGCGGCTGCGCTGGCTGTAGACGCGCTCCAGCTCCCGCCACGAGCCCCCGCTCGCGTTCAGGAGGCCGCTGAGGCCGCGCGGCAGCGGCGGAAGCCCAGCCAGGGAGCAGCCCGCGCCGCCCGGTGCCTCGCTCGAGGGCAGCCCATTCATGGCCCGGCCGGCGCGGGCAGCGATGCCGCCTCCTTCCCTGCTAGGCCCCCACCGGCCcgccgccccggccccgcccgccGAGCCCGCAGGCCGCGCTTTGTTCCTTCCCCAGCTCCCTGGCTCCGCCCCCTGCCCGCCCACTCCGCAGGGGCGGATCCCCTCTTAAAAGGGCAACTGCGGTGGGACCACCTCACACAAAGCTGAGCTTCCGGGTTCTTAAAAGTGGagagggggtggagagggggcgGTTTAGGGGCCAAAAGATGGGCAAGGCTCGTTGTCTTCTGGTTCCTCTCTACATAGTTTCCAACTTTTCTACCCAATTACGACCCAAGGAAAGAAAGATGCTCCTTTCCATTAGATCTAGAAGTGGGGTCAGGTATGGCACTGGGTACCCACAGCCTCCGGTCACCGGCGTCAGAGTGCTTGGGATAGGCGAGGGGTGAGGCAAGATgaagggatcaggtctcaggaGCGAGAGTGGAAGCTGCGGGGTTGGGCAGAGATGAATGCTGCAGCATGGCTAGGGAGGCGGTGGGGAGTGGCTGCTGTCGGAGTCCAGGTCGGTAACCCACCCCTCTTGTCCTTTGGGGCTACTTTGAGTTGgggctccctcccccacactcaaGTTCAAATGGGGTGGGGGTTGTCAGAGCAGGAACAAAATCCACCCCTCTCTCGGGACCTAACGGGAAAGcggtgcaggaaggagcaggtgggGACAAGCGTgcacgcagaaccaaggagagAACAAACCACGCGGGGCATCTGGGTTTTGCCATGGTTTTTCAAGGGGGTTCTCTTAGTGTTGCAGCCGCCACAGGCTTTGCAAGGCCTCGGTACACGCCCGGATAAGACTACACAGCTGGATACTGGTCTCCAGGGAGTTGCTGGAGCTCAGCTCCACGGAGGCCCAGCCTAGCTTCTGCAGGAGGGCCGTCTGGGTGCAGGCCAGAGCATCTGCATTTGCGGGCACCGCAGGAGGGGGCGGCCCCTGGGCTGCTTTGAGCCCTGCTGCCGCTCCCTCACAGTGCTCCGGACGAGGGACTGGGGGCTGAGGGGCGGACCGAGAGCCCGACCCCGACGGGGGCTCTGAGGCAGAGGCCAGCTGGTGCTCCCGAGCTTGGGACAGGGCAGCTTGGGCATTCAGAGCTAGAAGAAAAGGGGATGGAATGGTCAGTGGCTGGGCCCTCGCCCCGAGCCACCTCCTTTCCATTGACTGTGCAGCTCTTCCTGTCCTTGAGGTAGGTGCTGATCTCTCTAGAAGGCCCTCTGTCCACTCGACGTTTGAGCTCTGACTATCCAGGGTTGGCACAAAGCAGGTGCTAAGGGCGCCTAACGAATGAACCGACAGGAGAGTGCCCTACCCCCGCGGCGCCCAACCCCAGACCCTCGGTCACTGCCAGGCCCACGGCCTCCATCACCACTCGTCTCCACCACGCACACCTGGCCCCTCACCCGGGTTATCTTTATCCACGTCTGAGTCGAGCTCCTGACAAGCCACGCAATAGACTTTCCGCTGTTTGTCTTGGAGGAGGATCGTCTAGGGGCCAGAAAGCACATGGGGCAGGGGTGAGACACCTGGCTGTCGGTCCAGGGAGAGCCCCCACGGAAGGACCGTGCGGCCCGGCCCGGGCTCCATCTCCGGCCCACCCGCCCCGGGCCTCGCCTCACCCCGCATTCCGAGCACGTTTCGCCCAGCATGCGGTAGCCGCGCAGCAGGTAGTCGCCCATGAGTCGGGAGATACGATCCTGCCGTTCGCGTCGCGCCTGCAGGACCTTCGTCTCTGCCTCAGTCGGAGGCTCCCAAGAGAAATCATCAACTTCTGGGGGAAGAGAGGCACAAGGGACCGGGGGGTCTTGCCGGAGCGAGCTGCTTCCTGTACCCCGCAGCCACAGGCCCCCGCAGGCCATGTCCTCACCAGCGCCGTTCAGAGCCATGTCGCCGTTGTCTCTGCCCGACTCGCCGGAAATGACGCGCAAAGAGAGCGCCTCCCGTGGCGGGTCCTCCTCCGTATTGGGCCAGCGATGAGGGCGGAAGTGCGTTTCACGTGGGCCTTAGTCCCCTGGATTTGCCCACAGTGGGGCGTGTCGAACCGCAGGCTTGACCTACCTTACCGGAGCGCGCTGAGCTGGGGCCACGCCCCC contains the following coding sequences:
- the FAM89B gene encoding leucine repeat adapter protein 25 isoform X1, producing MNGLPSSEAPGGAGCSLAGLPPLPRGLSGLLNASGGSWRELERVYSQRSRIHDELSRAARAPDGPRHAAGAANAGPAAGAPGPRRPVNLDSALAALRKEMVGLRQLDMSLLCQLWGLYESIQDYKHLCQDLSSSLHSDSSYPPDGSLSDDEEPDASLPPDPPPLTVPQTHNARDQWLQDAFHISL
- the FAM89B gene encoding leucine repeat adapter protein 25 isoform X2, giving the protein MNGLPSSEAPGGAGCSLAGLPPLPRGLSGLLNASGGSWRELERVYSQRSRIHDELSRAARAPDGPRHAAGAANAGPAAGAPGPRRPVNLDSALAALRKEMLSAGGAATTGHVPAVPALGPIRVNPGLQAPVPRPVLLPALRQLLPTRWEPLGR
- the ZNRD2 gene encoding protein ZNRD2 isoform X2; the protein is MALNGAEVDDFSWEPPTEAETKVLQARRERQDRISRLMGDYLLRGYRMLGETCSECGTILLQDKQRKVYCVACQELDSDVDKDNPALNAQAALSQAREHQLASASEPPSGSGSRSAPQPPVPRPEHCEGAAAGLKAAQGPPPPAVPANADALACTQTALLQKLGWASVELSSSNSLETSIQLCSLIRACTEALQSLWRLQH
- the ZNRD2 gene encoding protein ZNRD2 isoform X1, which encodes MALNGAGEDMACGGLWLRGTGSSSLRQDPPVPCASLPPEVDDFSWEPPTEAETKVLQARRERQDRISRLMGDYLLRGYRMLGETCSECGTILLQDKQRKVYCVACQELDSDVDKDNPALNAQAALSQAREHQLASASEPPSGSGSRSAPQPPVPRPEHCEGAAAGLKAAQGPPPPAVPANADALACTQTALLQKLGWASVELSSSNSLETSIQLCSLIRACTEALQSLWRLQH